Sequence from the Pirellulales bacterium genome:
ATTCCTGTGCCGAAGCGATTTTGCCACGTCGCCAGATCGACGGCGTCGACCACCCCGTCGTCGTTGAAGTCAGCCAAGTCGCCCCCGTCCCAAGATCCCTCGGCGGTCAAGATCCGCGGCATTGTGATATCAGCCCAACTCGCCGCGAGACCAGCCGTGATCTGTGCGCCGGCGGAAGTCAACGGGGTGACGCCGTCGGCAAAGGTGCCATAGTAAACAGTTCCGTCGCTTCCTGTGACCTGGGCAAGCGGATTGATGCGAAAGTCGCCGGCCAGCGGATCGCCGAGCCAAAACTGCGAAAGCTGAGCCGGAGTGAGGTAGACGCTATTAGCGTCTTCGCCAGTCGCCGATTGCCAAGCGGCCAGCGTGTTGTATATCGTCGCTCCAAAGCGGCAGCGGAGGTCGGCGCCCGTGCCAGTCGAGGCTCGAGCGCAGAAGATGTTGAAATCGCCCGAGTACGATCCTCCCAGAGCGTCGATCTGATACGTGTTCGGAGATCGCCCGACGAAGACGGAACGGTGGACCGAAAGAACGCCGCCGGCCGGATTGTTAAGCATGACCGGGCGACCAAAGCCGCCGCTGCTGTCGATCACCGCAAATGTGCAGTTGCTCAACTCCAGGGAACCGGAGTATCTCAGCAGTTCCACGTTGTTGTTGACTGTTGCGTCGACGGCGAAGAAGCAGTTGTCGACAGTAGAGCTTCCAGTCGCCTGCAGACGCGACGCGCCTCCGCTTGCTGCGAACTCGACTTGAAGATCTCGCGCCGAGAAGGTCGTCGTATCGCTTCCCACGCTGAATACGGTGTGAGCCTTGCGATGGGTCCCGCCTTCAACGGTCGTGACAATGCCGCCCCCGTATCCGACGCTGAACTGGCCGGAGGTTCGTGTGCGTTGAAACGCAATGGTCTCAAACGAAGGCCCGCTGGCATCATGCACCGCAAATGCCGAGAAATTGGGGCCGAGTGCGTCGCCGTTTTGTTGCACGAACGTGCAGTCGGCAAACGTGCCGTGATAGCCGGCCGCCTCATTGCGGAAGTTGACCAAACCGCCGGAGAAGCCTGCCGAGTAAACGCTCAGTGCGTCGCCGACGACGACTCCGGAAAAGTGCTGGGCGAAACCATGATGCTTGCCGCCGCCGTAGGCTTCGCTGTCGGTGATCGTCCCTCCGTCGGTTCCGTTCCAGGCTTCCAGGCCGCCGTTGTTGAGCATAGCTCCGCGAACGTAGATTCCGTCAATGGACGCGGCGTTTCTTACCGCTGCCTGTCGCACGGAGATGCGCAGACTCCGCGAATTTTCGTTTGGATCGCCGCCGTCGTTCAGATGGACCACAACGTCGACTGGGCTCGCAAGAGCGTTAGGCGGTGCGAAGTAAGTCCCCGGCGTGGCCTCGCATTCCTCTGCTGTCTGAACCCTGCGCAGGAGCACGCCGTCGTCGAAAGCCATAACGCCGTAGGATTGGGAGGTCGTCTGAATTGGGACGGAGGCGGCAAACACGCCTCCTCCCAGGCCTTGCCACGATTCGACTCGCTCAGTTGCATCAATTGCCGGGCGGGGACCTTCGCCGTACGCAGTGAAATTCAGCCCCACGACTGCAGAGCCGATCGACTCACGCCAGATTCCCCCGCGGCGCAAAGCAATTGTGTCGCCCGGCGATGCCAGCGCTTCGGCGGCCGCCAGAGTCCGCAAAGCCGAAATGCGTGCCAAGCCATCGTTGGCGTCGCTGCCAAAGGGTGAGACGTAAAACGTTGCGGCGTGCAGAGAGTTGAGCTGCACGAGGAACGCGATGAGAACGAAAAGAGCACGACGAAACCGGGCCAGGTGACACTCCGAGTCGAACCGCATTCTGACTGCTATCGCCGTTGTTCGCTGGGAGCAGTTGTCACGATGCCAGTATTGCAGGTGCAACATATGCAGAAATGCTAAGTTGTCCGGATGCAGATCGCGGGGCCCAAACGCCATTATGACCCTGCTCTCTCCGCTACGGCAATCATCGACTTGGCCAACGGGGCGAAGCGGCCGACGCGGAGGAATCGTACGCGGGCGAACCCGGCTTCCTGCAGCAATTGCGTCAGCGTCGCGATCGACCAGAACTTGATGTGCCCGTGATCCCACAACGCGGTGAAGTGACGGTCCATGGCGCCGGTCGCCGCGAGGGCCAAGTTCTTCAAGTAACCGTGATACGGCGTCGAGACGATCGCGATTCCCCCCGGCTCGACGAGGGAGAACAGCGTCGCCGCGTAGTCGCGCGGAGCGTAGACGTGCTCGACGACCTCCAGGCTGATCGCCGCCGGAAACGTTCCGTACCGCGCGGCCAGGTCGTCGTAGGCCGAGCCTTCCTCAAGTCGCAGTTCGGGGTAGCTGGCCGCGGCTTGCCGGATTCCCTCGGCCGACGGATCGACCCCGGTCACGTCGTATCCCAGCGAGGTCAAGTAGGCGGCCACCGAGCCGTTGCCGCAGCCCAGGTCGAAGACCCGCCCCGGCGCGGCGCCGAAGCGGGCCGACAGTTCGCTTGTCAGCGCCGGCAGCAGGTATCCGTGGGAATGGTTGCTATTGGCGTCCGCATAGCGATAGCCGCCGATGGCGCTGGTTTGTTTCATGGCGACGGGGCGTCCTCGGGTTGAGCGGGGCGCATCAGGCGGGGTTTGATCGGTCGGGCCGGGTTGCCGCCGACCACGGTCCAGGCGGGGACGTCCTTCAGCGCCACGGCGCGGGCGCCGACGACCGCGCCGGCGCCGACCGAGACGTTGGGCCCGACGAAGGCGTCGGCGCAGATCCAGGCGTCGGACCCCACGACGATCGGGGGCTTCCGCAGCGGCAGCAGCGGGTCTTCGTAATCGTGCGTCCCGGCGCACAGGTGGGCGCGGTGCGACACGGTGGCTCGGGCCCCGATGGTCACGAAGCCCAGGTTGTAAACGAGCGCGTCCTCGCCGATCGCCGCGTCGTCGTCAATCGCCAACTGCCACGGGTAGTAAACTCGCGCCGACGGATAAATGTGCACGTTGCGACCGACCCGGGCGCCCAGTCTCCGCAACAACCACCGCCGCCAGCCGAAACAAGGCCGCGGGCTGAACCGAAACAGCGGCCAGCAGGCCATCCACAGCACCCGGCGCAGTTGCTCGGTGCGCGTGTACTTGCGGGCCGAGCGATTGCCGCCGACGTCAAGTTGTTGCGATTTCGGTGCGGTCATGCCGTGGGGGGATGGACTTGCGAAAATCAGGCGACGGGCTTTGCGGAAGGGCGCCCGGCTCGGTCGGCCTCCGTCGCGACCGCGCGCGGGGGACGGAGGCCGACGTTCGCTCGAGCGATCGACATCGGTCAGATGTGATTGCGAGTCATGTGGTACGACGCCGGATTGCCGCGGACAATGCGGCTGTTCGCTACGCTGCCCGCCACGACGCTGCCGGCGAGGACGATCGCCGCGGCGCCGACCTGGACCCCGGGGAGCAGGATCGCTCCGGGGCCGATCCACGCGTCGGCGTCGACGTCGATCTGGGCGCTCAAGGGGGGCGCTGCCGACACCGGGCGTCCGCGGCGCGGAATCGACGGGGTCGAGGAGAGGACTTGCGCCCCCGGGCTGA
This genomic interval carries:
- a CDS encoding putative colanic acid biosynthesis acetyltransferase, whose translation is MACWPLFRFSPRPCFGWRRWLLRRLGARVGRNVHIYPSARVYYPWQLAIDDDAAIGEDALVYNLGFVTIGARATVSHRAHLCAGTHDYEDPLLPLRKPPIVVGSDAWICADAFVGPNVSVGAGAVVGARAVALKDVPAWTVVGGNPARPIKPRLMRPAQPEDAPSP
- a CDS encoding class I SAM-dependent methyltransferase, which encodes MKQTSAIGGYRYADANSNHSHGYLLPALTSELSARFGAAPGRVFDLGCGNGSVAAYLTSLGYDVTGVDPSAEGIRQAAASYPELRLEEGSAYDDLAARYGTFPAAISLEVVEHVYAPRDYAATLFSLVEPGGIAIVSTPYHGYLKNLALAATGAMDRHFTALWDHGHIKFWSIATLTQLLQEAGFARVRFLRVGRFAPLAKSMIAVAERAGS